A genomic segment from Streptomyces sp. NBC_00459 encodes:
- a CDS encoding YxiG-like protein: MDTAVLEQMLDETFDHAVVHHGYTNYMRDYEVIVYATADPHTGITPSHLRYLFRYCVEARCETSVPAETWRISMDDRLIDHETGIDLDGYVWGVKWHGLYPGAKLLPESEETRRWSKALGIDFHEVRMETNAHNLTLLFSDLQVSEVPVGYTPFVTE; this comes from the coding sequence ATGGATACCGCCGTACTTGAACAGATGCTGGATGAGACCTTCGATCACGCTGTCGTGCACCACGGATACACCAACTACATGCGCGACTACGAGGTCATCGTCTACGCGACGGCTGATCCCCATACCGGTATCACGCCATCCCACCTGCGGTATCTCTTCCGGTACTGCGTCGAGGCCCGATGCGAGACGTCGGTGCCGGCGGAGACCTGGCGGATCTCTATGGACGACCGGCTCATCGACCACGAAACCGGTATCGACCTCGACGGATACGTCTGGGGCGTGAAGTGGCACGGTCTGTACCCGGGAGCCAAACTTCTCCCTGAGTCGGAGGAGACCCGCCGCTGGTCGAAGGCCCTCGGGATCGACTTCCATGAGGTACGCATGGAGACCAACGCACACAACCTGACCTTGCTCTTCTCGGACCTTCAGGTGAGCGAGGTCCCGGTCGGATACACACCCTTCGTCACGGAGTAG
- a CDS encoding recombinase family protein: protein MVVRAPWERLEGKIQPRHLDRLAVVYVRQSTPQQVLDHAESTRLQYGLTQRAVDLGWAPSRVLVIDEDLGHSASGLVDRPGFQRLVSEVGLDHVGLVLGVEMSRLARSGREWHQLLELCALAGALLADPDGVYDPAGHNDRLLLGLKGTISEAELHLIKQRMWNGRIGKARRGELAVPLPVGYLRLADGQVVKDPDEQVQTVVRLVFDLFDELGLINGVLRFLVDHGIQMGIRTREGPEKGLLVWRRPSRIVIQNMLRHPAYAGIYVYGRSRTDPRRRVPGRPSTGRVRKPREDWLVYLPAVLPAYIGIEQYERNLARIEANRTRSLSMGALRDGPALLAGLIYCGRCGTRMTVHYQRGQGGKLWPKYECSRVKADYGGELCQQLAGACLDRYVTVLLLAAMAPAALEVSLAAAEQAQHRRQEVDRIWRQRLERADYAIDRARRQYQLAEPENRLVVRELERNWESTLTERQQLGEEYDRFAAARPRFLTAAEREQIRALAGDLPAVWRAPTTTDTDRKQLMRHLIENVRVSVVDDSERVTVQITWAGGHRTDGATVRPVGRLDQLSYFPQLAARARELAAAGQAAPVIATILNAEGFRPPKRREHFGAQGVRELLRELGCISRQEQTLRRNARPLGPDDWWPSDLAREIGMPRVTLFGWIKKGWVTAHQQDDRRRSWVIHADRTEVERLRRLHELPRGHGARQPWLYHQRMTIIQNKEGTQGDDDEPQV, encoded by the coding sequence GTGGTGGTGAGAGCTCCGTGGGAACGGCTTGAGGGCAAGATCCAGCCCCGGCATCTCGACCGTCTCGCGGTCGTCTATGTCCGTCAGTCGACTCCGCAGCAGGTCCTCGACCACGCGGAGTCGACCCGGCTGCAGTACGGACTCACCCAGCGTGCGGTCGACTTGGGGTGGGCGCCGTCCCGGGTCCTGGTGATCGACGAGGACCTTGGCCATTCGGCGTCCGGTCTGGTGGACAGGCCCGGCTTTCAGCGGCTGGTCTCCGAGGTCGGCCTGGACCACGTGGGCCTGGTCCTCGGCGTGGAGATGTCCCGGCTGGCACGAAGCGGCCGTGAATGGCACCAGCTGCTGGAACTGTGCGCCCTGGCCGGAGCCCTGCTCGCCGACCCGGACGGGGTCTATGACCCGGCCGGACACAACGACCGCCTGCTGCTCGGACTCAAGGGCACGATCAGCGAGGCCGAACTGCATCTGATCAAGCAGCGGATGTGGAACGGACGGATCGGCAAGGCCCGTCGCGGCGAGCTAGCGGTGCCCCTGCCGGTGGGCTATCTCCGGCTCGCGGACGGCCAGGTCGTCAAGGACCCGGACGAGCAGGTGCAGACCGTGGTCCGCCTGGTCTTCGACCTGTTCGACGAACTCGGTCTCATCAACGGGGTGCTGCGGTTCCTGGTCGATCACGGCATCCAGATGGGCATCCGCACCCGCGAAGGGCCGGAGAAGGGGCTGCTGGTGTGGCGACGGCCCAGCCGGATCGTGATCCAGAACATGCTCCGGCATCCGGCCTATGCGGGGATCTATGTCTATGGCCGCAGCCGCACCGACCCCCGCCGCCGGGTGCCGGGCCGCCCGAGCACCGGCCGGGTCCGCAAGCCGCGCGAGGACTGGCTGGTGTACCTGCCCGCAGTTCTGCCCGCCTATATCGGCATTGAACAGTACGAACGCAACCTGGCCCGGATCGAGGCGAACCGGACCCGCTCACTGAGCATGGGTGCCCTGCGCGACGGGCCGGCGCTGCTGGCCGGGCTGATCTACTGCGGCCGCTGCGGAACCCGCATGACCGTCCACTACCAACGCGGCCAGGGCGGCAAGCTATGGCCGAAGTACGAGTGCAGCCGCGTCAAGGCCGACTACGGAGGCGAGTTGTGCCAGCAGTTGGCCGGTGCCTGTCTCGACCGCTATGTCACCGTTCTGCTGCTGGCCGCGATGGCACCGGCCGCTCTGGAAGTGTCGCTGGCCGCGGCCGAGCAGGCCCAGCACCGGCGCCAGGAAGTGGACCGGATCTGGCGTCAGCGCCTGGAACGCGCGGACTATGCCATCGACCGGGCCCGGCGTCAGTACCAGCTCGCCGAACCCGAAAACCGCCTGGTCGTCCGCGAACTCGAGCGTAACTGGGAGTCCACGCTGACCGAGCGGCAGCAACTCGGCGAGGAGTACGACCGCTTCGCCGCGGCCCGGCCCCGCTTCCTCACGGCAGCCGAGCGCGAGCAGATCCGTGCCCTGGCCGGCGACCTCCCGGCGGTGTGGCGGGCGCCCACCACCACGGACACGGACCGCAAACAGCTGATGCGGCACCTGATCGAGAACGTCCGCGTGAGCGTGGTCGACGACAGCGAACGCGTCACCGTCCAGATCACCTGGGCCGGAGGCCACCGCACCGACGGCGCGACCGTCCGCCCAGTCGGCCGCCTGGACCAACTCAGCTACTTCCCCCAACTCGCCGCCCGGGCCCGGGAGCTGGCCGCCGCCGGACAGGCCGCCCCCGTCATCGCGACAATCCTGAACGCCGAAGGCTTCCGCCCGCCCAAACGCCGCGAGCACTTCGGCGCTCAAGGCGTCCGCGAACTACTGCGCGAACTGGGCTGTATCAGCCGGCAGGAACAGACCCTCCGCCGAAACGCCCGGCCCCTCGGCCCCGACGACTGGTGGCCCAGCGATCTCGCCCGCGAGATCGGCATGCCCCGCGTCACGCTCTTCGGCTGGATCAAGAAGGGCTGGGTCACCGCCCATCAGCAGGACGACCGGCGCCGGTCCTGGGTGATCCACGCCGACCGCACCGAAGTTGAACGCCTCCGCCGCCTGCATGAACTGCCACGGGGCCACGGAGCTCGCCAACCCTGGCTGTACCACCAGCGGATGACGATAATCCAGAACAAGGAAGGAACCCAAGGCGATGACGACGAACCGCAGGTATGA
- a CDS encoding IS701 family transposase yields the protein MTEQAAETWDRDLDHLFTAIGRHFGRVEPRRHMRDYVRALLAPVARKNSWQLAEHAGHATPDGLQHLLSRARWNPDDIRDDLQTYVAEHLGRPDGVLIIDDTGFLKKGTTSAGVQRQYSGTAGRTENCQIGVFAAYTTTAGRALVDRELYLPKSWTDDRDRCRAAKVPDEREFATKNTLAATIVRRALASPLPVAWVTADAAYGQDNRFRRMLETSGVGYVLAVPKSQFSLAGPRIDKAFEQAPDQAWERRSCGAGAKGQREYDWAAVQLRPVSEYDHQDGVLIRRRWALARRSLSRPDEIAYYLGYAPLDVGVDELVRVAGARWAIEECFQAAKNECGLDEYEVRRYVGWYRHITLAMLAHTFLVAMSARAAEKGIHW from the coding sequence ATCACCGAACAGGCAGCCGAGACCTGGGACCGCGACCTGGACCACCTCTTCACCGCCATCGGGCGCCACTTCGGCCGTGTCGAACCACGCCGCCACATGCGGGACTACGTGCGCGCACTGCTCGCCCCGGTGGCCCGAAAAAACAGCTGGCAACTTGCCGAACACGCTGGCCACGCCACCCCAGACGGACTGCAGCACCTGCTCTCCCGAGCCCGCTGGAACCCCGACGACATCCGCGACGACCTGCAGACCTACGTCGCCGAACACCTCGGCCGCCCCGACGGTGTACTGATCATCGACGACACCGGGTTCCTGAAGAAGGGCACTACATCCGCCGGAGTCCAAAGGCAGTACTCCGGCACCGCCGGCCGCACCGAGAACTGCCAGATCGGCGTCTTCGCCGCCTACACCACCACAGCCGGCCGCGCCCTGGTGGACCGGGAGCTCTACCTGCCCAAGTCCTGGACGGACGACCGTGACCGCTGCCGCGCCGCCAAGGTCCCCGACGAGCGGGAGTTCGCCACCAAGAACACCCTCGCGGCGACGATCGTCCGCAGGGCGCTGGCCTCGCCGCTGCCGGTCGCCTGGGTCACGGCGGACGCCGCCTACGGACAGGACAACCGCTTCCGCCGGATGCTGGAAACATCCGGCGTCGGCTACGTCCTCGCCGTCCCCAAGTCCCAGTTCTCCCTGGCCGGCCCACGCATCGACAAGGCCTTCGAGCAGGCCCCCGACCAGGCATGGGAACGCCGTTCCTGCGGCGCGGGCGCGAAGGGACAGCGCGAATACGACTGGGCAGCCGTCCAGTTGCGCCCAGTGTCCGAGTACGACCACCAGGACGGCGTGTTGATCCGTCGACGGTGGGCGCTGGCACGGCGCAGCTTGAGTCGGCCGGACGAAATCGCCTACTACCTCGGCTACGCACCGCTGGATGTCGGTGTGGACGAACTGGTGCGCGTCGCCGGCGCCCGGTGGGCGATCGAAGAGTGTTTCCAGGCAGCGAAGAACGAGTGCGGCCTGGACGAGTACGAAGTCCGCCGCTACGTCGGCTGGTACCGGCACATCACCCTGGCCATGCTCGCCCACACCTTCCTCGTTGCGATGAGCGCGCGAGCAGCCGAAAAGGGGATCCACTGGTGA
- a CDS encoding NADPH:quinone reductase, translated as MLASWYDAQGPATDVLHVGELPDPVPGPGEVRVRVTVSGVNPGDTKKRRGWLGSSMPFPRVIPHSDAAGAIDAVGDGVDARRVGQRVWVYGAQSYRPFGTAAQYTVVPDHQAAPLPDHLSDELGASLGIPGITAHRTVFADGPVDGRLVLVHGVLGGVGSLAAQLAHWAGATVIATVRRTADLDHVDPAVVSHAVALDTDDPAAAIRSYAPRGVDRIIEVALSDNADLDNAVAAQGAVIAAYATRTDRTEIPFWPLLFNNVTLRLLGSDDFPAEAKRQAARDLTSAAAVGALTVAVGDRYPLEDIAKAHDHVDTSGGHGRILVTVPQ; from the coding sequence ATGCTTGCATCCTGGTACGACGCCCAAGGACCCGCCACCGATGTCCTGCACGTCGGCGAACTCCCTGATCCCGTCCCCGGCCCCGGCGAGGTCCGCGTCCGCGTCACCGTCTCGGGCGTCAACCCCGGCGACACCAAGAAACGACGCGGCTGGCTCGGCTCGTCCATGCCCTTCCCCCGGGTGATCCCGCACAGCGATGCCGCCGGAGCCATCGACGCCGTGGGCGACGGGGTCGACGCCCGCCGCGTCGGACAACGGGTCTGGGTGTACGGCGCCCAGTCCTACCGCCCCTTCGGCACAGCCGCCCAGTACACCGTCGTACCCGACCACCAGGCCGCCCCCCTGCCCGACCACCTCAGTGACGAGCTGGGCGCGAGCCTCGGCATCCCCGGCATCACCGCCCACCGCACCGTTTTCGCCGACGGCCCGGTCGACGGCCGACTGGTTCTGGTCCACGGAGTTCTCGGCGGCGTCGGCTCCCTGGCCGCCCAGCTCGCCCACTGGGCAGGTGCCACCGTGATCGCCACCGTCCGCCGAACCGCGGACCTCGACCACGTCGACCCGGCTGTCGTCTCCCACGCCGTCGCCCTGGACACCGACGACCCCGCCGCGGCCATCCGCTCGTACGCGCCACGGGGCGTCGACCGGATCATCGAGGTCGCACTGTCCGACAACGCCGACCTGGACAACGCCGTCGCTGCCCAGGGGGCCGTCATCGCCGCCTACGCCACCCGCACGGACCGCACGGAGATCCCCTTCTGGCCGCTGCTGTTCAACAACGTCACCCTCCGCCTGCTCGGCAGCGACGACTTCCCCGCCGAGGCCAAGCGCCAGGCCGCCCGCGACCTCACCTCCGCCGCCGCTGTCGGCGCCCTCACCGTCGCCGTCGGCGACCGCTACCCACTGGAAGACATCGCCAAAGCCCACGACCACGTCGACACCAGCGGTGGCCACGGCCGCATCCTGGTCACCGTCCCCCAATAG
- a CDS encoding PadR family transcriptional regulator: MLELAILGFLAEASLPGHELRRRVSQLTGYTRPVSDGSLYPAINRLTTAGLIERRADPAAGAGRYVLSLTEPGRADMLQRLRKPADHEITDFTRFYIVLAFLSHLPDVAEQHAVLRRRLEFLEEPASFFYANERPLRAEEIADPYRRGMLLTARATSRAERTWLRETLGEKPPAFETSGTDSDPHAPAAPAS; this comes from the coding sequence ATGCTGGAACTCGCGATACTCGGCTTCCTCGCCGAGGCCTCCTTGCCCGGACACGAGCTGCGCCGCCGCGTCTCACAGCTGACCGGTTATACGCGGCCGGTCAGCGACGGCAGCCTGTATCCGGCGATCAATCGCCTGACCACGGCGGGCTTGATCGAGCGGCGCGCCGACCCGGCCGCGGGGGCGGGCCGATACGTGCTCAGCCTGACCGAGCCCGGGCGGGCAGACATGCTTCAGCGCCTGCGAAAGCCCGCCGACCACGAGATCACCGACTTCACCCGGTTCTACATCGTCCTGGCCTTCCTCTCCCACCTGCCCGACGTGGCCGAACAACACGCGGTGCTGCGCAGACGGCTGGAGTTCCTGGAAGAGCCGGCGAGCTTCTTCTACGCCAACGAGCGGCCCCTGCGCGCCGAGGAGATCGCCGACCCCTACCGGCGCGGCATGCTGCTCACCGCCCGCGCCACCAGCCGCGCCGAACGGACCTGGCTGCGCGAGACCCTCGGCGAGAAGCCGCCCGCTTTCGAGACCTCGGGCACCGACAGCGATCCACATGCACCCGCCGCTCCCGCGAGCTGA
- a CDS encoding ester cyclase, translating to MNRFVEFINTGNEDLAREVISPDAVFHAPSHPEPLRGPDGYMEVLGMMRSAFPDVQWTLEETVTEGDTVAARFTMRGTHDGAFFGIPASGNKISVQAMNFYYLADGRIVGERGQPDLLGVMQQIGAVPAP from the coding sequence ATGAACCGTTTCGTCGAGTTCATCAACACGGGCAACGAGGATCTCGCCCGCGAGGTCATTTCTCCGGACGCGGTGTTCCACGCGCCAAGCCACCCGGAGCCGCTGCGGGGGCCCGATGGGTACATGGAAGTCCTCGGGATGATGCGCAGCGCCTTCCCCGACGTCCAGTGGACTCTGGAGGAGACGGTCACCGAAGGCGACACCGTGGCCGCGCGGTTCACCATGCGGGGAACCCACGACGGTGCGTTCTTCGGGATCCCGGCGAGCGGCAACAAGATCTCGGTGCAGGCCATGAACTTCTACTACCTGGCCGACGGCCGGATCGTCGGCGAACGGGGCCAGCCCGATCTCCTCGGGGTGATGCAGCAGATCGGTGCCGTACCGGCGCCGTGA
- a CDS encoding S9 family peptidase — protein MSYAEAMPDWEKRFRAPRVSLPDWAEDAPDRSLFVSNATGTYELYAWDRATGEQRQVTNRPNGTTDGVLSPDGEWIWWFDDKDGDEFGVWRRQPFAGGEDEVATPGLEASYPAGLALARDGRTAVVGRSTDEDGTTIHLAVAGAPPVVIYRHRESAGVGDLSHDGSLIAIEHTEHGDAMHSALRVLRPDGTTVAELDDTKGGAEELGLEVLGFAPVEGDTRLLVGHQRRGRWEPLVWDVVSGEETDLGLDLPGDVSAEWYPDGSGLLIAHGFEARSELFRYDLDSRELVKVPTPPGTVSGATARPDGSVEYLWSSSERPSSVRSTTGAVVLDPPGLKSPGSVPVEDVWVEGPGGRIHALVQKPAGVDGPFPTVFDIHGGPTWHDSDSFAAGPAAWVDHGYAVVRVNYRGSTGYGREWTDALKHRVGLIELEDIAAVREWAVGSGLADPDQLILSGGSWGGYLTLLGLGVQPDAWALGLAAVPVADYVTAYHDEMEALKAMDRTLLGGTPEEVPERFEASSPLTYVDAVKAPVYISAGVNDPRCPIRQIDNYVKRLETRGAVHEVYRYDAGHGSLVVDERIKQVRLELEFVERHLGA, from the coding sequence ATGAGCTACGCAGAAGCCATGCCCGACTGGGAGAAGCGGTTCCGAGCCCCGCGGGTCTCCCTCCCCGACTGGGCGGAAGACGCCCCCGACCGGTCCCTGTTCGTGTCCAACGCGACAGGGACGTACGAGTTGTACGCCTGGGACCGCGCCACCGGCGAACAGCGCCAGGTGACGAACCGGCCGAACGGCACGACGGACGGTGTGCTGTCGCCCGACGGCGAGTGGATCTGGTGGTTCGACGACAAGGACGGCGACGAGTTCGGCGTATGGCGTCGGCAGCCGTTCGCGGGCGGCGAGGACGAGGTCGCGACGCCCGGTCTGGAGGCCTCGTACCCGGCGGGGCTCGCGCTCGCCCGGGACGGTCGTACGGCGGTCGTGGGGCGCTCGACGGACGAGGACGGCACGACGATCCATCTGGCGGTGGCCGGCGCGCCCCCGGTGGTGATCTACCGGCACCGTGAGTCGGCGGGCGTCGGTGACCTCTCGCACGACGGTTCGCTGATCGCGATCGAGCACACGGAGCACGGCGACGCGATGCACTCGGCGCTGCGCGTCCTGCGCCCGGACGGTACGACGGTCGCCGAACTCGACGACACCAAGGGCGGCGCGGAGGAGCTGGGCCTGGAGGTGCTGGGCTTCGCTCCGGTGGAGGGCGACACACGGCTGCTCGTCGGGCATCAGCGGCGCGGGCGCTGGGAGCCCCTCGTGTGGGACGTGGTGAGCGGGGAGGAGACGGACCTCGGCCTCGACCTGCCGGGCGATGTCAGCGCGGAGTGGTATCCGGACGGCTCTGGTCTCCTGATCGCCCACGGCTTCGAGGCGCGCAGCGAGCTGTTCCGCTACGACCTGGACTCGCGCGAGCTGGTGAAGGTGCCCACGCCCCCCGGCACGGTCTCGGGGGCGACGGCCCGGCCCGACGGCAGCGTGGAGTACCTGTGGTCGTCGTCGGAGCGGCCGTCGTCGGTGCGCTCGACGACCGGAGCGGTGGTCCTGGACCCGCCCGGGCTGAAGTCCCCGGGTTCGGTGCCCGTGGAGGACGTGTGGGTGGAGGGGCCGGGGGGCCGTATCCACGCGCTGGTGCAGAAGCCGGCGGGAGTGGACGGCCCGTTCCCGACGGTCTTCGACATCCACGGTGGGCCCACCTGGCACGACAGCGACTCGTTCGCGGCGGGCCCGGCGGCCTGGGTCGACCACGGGTACGCGGTGGTACGGGTCAACTACCGGGGATCCACCGGGTACGGGCGCGAGTGGACCGACGCCCTCAAACACCGGGTCGGTCTGATCGAGCTGGAGGACATCGCGGCGGTCCGGGAATGGGCGGTGGGCTCGGGCCTCGCGGACCCCGACCAGCTGATCCTCTCCGGCGGTTCCTGGGGCGGCTACCTCACGCTGCTCGGCCTCGGTGTCCAGCCCGACGCCTGGGCGCTGGGCCTCGCGGCGGTGCCGGTCGCGGACTATGTCACGGCGTACCACGACGAGATGGAAGCGCTGAAGGCGATGGACCGCACGCTGCTGGGCGGCACACCGGAGGAGGTCCCGGAACGCTTCGAGGCGTCGTCACCGCTGACGTACGTCGACGCGGTGAAGGCGCCGGTGTACATCTCGGCCGGGGTGAACGACCCGCGCTGCCCGATCCGCCAGATCGACAACTACGTGAAGCGCCTGGAGACGAGGGGCGCGGTCCACGAGGTGTACCGCTACGACGCGGGCCATGGATCACTGGTGGTGGACGAGCGCATCAAACAGGTCCGGCTGGAACTGGAGTTCGTGGAGCGGCACTTGGGGGCGTGA
- a CDS encoding helix-turn-helix transcriptional regulator, which translates to MGRGFAFVGRRHELDRLLNAVRRPPAVVMVEGDAGMGKSRLVREATAILRSEGWRVVTGFCHPLREPLPYGPVVDALGKVGPWLPDTGLPPTAGALAPLLPDLADRLPPAPPEPGDPRAARHQLIRAVRTVLASIGRVVMVVEDLHWVDDATRELLLLLARDLPEHFALVVTYRAEDLPPGTPVLGAAYRPPPGADGTVIRLSPLTGTDIADLAGIALGAQATPELCAVLHRRSEGLPLVAEEDLLTLRAQARRDVGELERAAVPSGLREAVTERLTSLSQAGAAVVDAAAVLAVPATEALLAEVAGLDGDPAAEALTEALRAAVLRETVTGRYAFRHVLAQQVAYWRILGPRRVRLHRRAIDELQTHDPLPLVQIAHHTLAVGDQQGWLDRTEEAAEQAVALGDTGTAVTLLHQILAQSGADTELRSRAALALARIVNFGIDYAATVRELRAVLADPRLPAATRGEIRLELGLTMLNIDRDPAGFRELEHAVDELATLPRKAVKAMIALALHDLDGAATQGWTWLGRAEQAVADGTDEASRTVVRNVRLLLMARDGDPAVWPLVDRLPRRGADGVVLSQTIFALYNLITAAIQLGHDRRARALLLEVRDLADGVGGRPFEFLVRAQELRVDQLVRRWAGLDGEYAALERAHPDMRQVEVDRLLCQGHRALAQGRHSRALDHFVAAAEHGGTSADVTLGVAAALTAVRLAQHDPQAAWVAAEPALSTLRGLGSWTRTFGLLPVAVEAALGCGHRTAAEQLVTEAESGVRDRDAPAALAELELAQGLLLRATGPTATTERVKAAEHFAESQRRWQEIGRPYEVAKAAEHRGDALTCAEPEDAAGHLAEAVRGYTDLGATGDAARCRHRLRELGVAAVGRRGRRGYGSELSPRELEVAELLSGGATNHDIAETLFLSPRTVEKHVARVLTKLGASRKDVHTALPDSGGDRSGGTPLQR; encoded by the coding sequence TTGGGACGGGGCTTCGCGTTCGTCGGACGCCGCCACGAACTCGACCGGCTGCTCAACGCCGTTCGGAGGCCACCGGCTGTGGTGATGGTGGAGGGCGACGCCGGCATGGGGAAGTCCCGGCTGGTGAGGGAGGCCACCGCGATCCTGCGGTCGGAGGGCTGGCGGGTGGTCACCGGTTTCTGCCACCCGCTGCGCGAGCCCCTGCCCTACGGGCCGGTGGTGGACGCGCTCGGCAAGGTCGGTCCGTGGCTGCCGGACACGGGTCTTCCGCCCACGGCCGGCGCGCTGGCTCCGCTGCTGCCGGACCTGGCCGACCGCCTGCCACCGGCACCGCCCGAACCGGGTGACCCGCGTGCGGCACGCCACCAGTTGATCCGGGCCGTGCGCACGGTGCTCGCCTCGATCGGGCGGGTGGTGATGGTGGTCGAGGACCTGCACTGGGTCGATGACGCGACCCGCGAGCTGCTTCTGCTGCTCGCCCGGGACCTGCCCGAGCACTTCGCGCTGGTGGTGACCTACCGGGCCGAGGACCTGCCGCCCGGGACCCCTGTCCTGGGCGCGGCCTACCGGCCTCCGCCCGGTGCGGACGGCACCGTGATCCGGCTGTCGCCGCTCACCGGGACGGACATCGCCGACCTGGCCGGAATCGCGCTCGGCGCACAGGCCACGCCCGAGCTGTGCGCGGTGCTCCACCGCCGCAGTGAGGGTCTGCCGCTGGTCGCCGAGGAAGACCTGCTCACGCTCCGGGCCCAGGCCCGCCGCGACGTCGGGGAGCTGGAGCGGGCCGCTGTGCCCAGCGGTCTGCGGGAAGCGGTCACCGAGCGTCTGACATCGCTGTCCCAGGCCGGGGCGGCGGTGGTGGACGCGGCGGCCGTACTGGCGGTGCCCGCCACCGAGGCGCTGCTCGCCGAGGTCGCGGGACTGGACGGCGACCCGGCCGCCGAAGCGCTGACCGAGGCGTTGCGGGCGGCGGTGCTGCGCGAGACCGTCACCGGCCGGTACGCCTTCCGCCACGTGCTGGCCCAGCAGGTCGCCTACTGGCGGATCCTCGGGCCGCGCCGGGTCCGCCTGCACCGGCGTGCCATCGACGAGCTCCAGACGCACGACCCGCTGCCGCTGGTGCAGATCGCGCACCACACGCTCGCCGTCGGCGACCAGCAGGGCTGGCTCGATCGCACCGAGGAGGCCGCCGAACAGGCCGTCGCGCTGGGCGACACCGGCACCGCGGTCACGCTCCTGCACCAGATCCTGGCCCAGTCCGGGGCGGACACCGAGCTACGTTCCCGGGCCGCGCTCGCGCTCGCCCGGATCGTCAACTTCGGCATCGACTACGCGGCGACCGTCCGCGAGCTGCGCGCCGTACTGGCCGATCCGCGGCTGCCTGCGGCCACCCGGGGTGAGATCCGCCTGGAACTCGGTCTGACCATGCTCAACATCGACCGCGACCCTGCCGGCTTCCGCGAGCTCGAACACGCCGTCGACGAGCTGGCCACCCTCCCGCGCAAGGCGGTGAAGGCGATGATCGCGCTGGCCCTGCACGACCTCGACGGCGCCGCCACGCAGGGGTGGACATGGCTCGGCCGGGCCGAGCAGGCCGTGGCGGACGGTACCGACGAGGCGAGCCGGACGGTGGTCAGGAACGTCCGGCTGCTGTTGATGGCCAGGGACGGTGATCCCGCCGTCTGGCCCTTGGTTGACCGGCTGCCGCGGCGCGGCGCTGACGGCGTGGTGCTGAGCCAGACCATTTTCGCCCTGTACAACCTCATCACCGCGGCCATCCAGCTCGGCCACGACCGGCGGGCCCGCGCCCTGCTGCTCGAGGTGAGAGACCTGGCGGACGGCGTGGGCGGTCGGCCGTTCGAGTTCCTCGTCCGTGCCCAGGAACTGCGCGTCGACCAGTTGGTCCGCCGCTGGGCCGGCCTGGACGGCGAGTACGCCGCCCTGGAACGCGCTCACCCCGATATGAGACAGGTCGAGGTCGACCGACTGCTGTGCCAGGGACACCGTGCCCTCGCCCAGGGCCGGCACTCCCGGGCCCTCGACCACTTCGTCGCCGCCGCGGAGCACGGGGGCACCTCGGCGGACGTCACCCTGGGGGTCGCCGCCGCCCTCACGGCCGTCCGGCTCGCCCAGCACGACCCGCAGGCAGCCTGGGTGGCCGCCGAACCGGCGTTGTCGACGTTGCGTGGACTCGGTTCCTGGACACGGACCTTCGGCCTGCTTCCCGTCGCGGTCGAGGCCGCGCTGGGCTGCGGGCACCGCACGGCGGCCGAACAACTCGTGACGGAGGCCGAGTCCGGTGTCCGCGACCGGGACGCGCCGGCTGCCCTGGCCGAACTGGAACTGGCCCAGGGGCTGCTGCTCCGCGCCACCGGGCCGACGGCGACCACCGAGCGGGTGAAAGCCGCCGAGCACTTCGCCGAGTCGCAGCGGAGGTGGCAGGAGATCGGCCGCCCCTACGAGGTGGCCAAGGCCGCCGAACACCGGGGCGACGCCCTGACGTGCGCCGAACCGGAGGACGCGGCCGGACACCTGGCCGAGGCCGTGCGCGGCTACACCGACCTGGGTGCGACCGGTGACGCCGCGCGCTGCCGGCACCGTCTGCGTGAACTCGGCGTGGCGGCGGTGGGGCGCCGTGGCCGGCGCGGCTACGGGAGCGAGCTGTCGCCCCGGGAACTGGAGGTCGCCGAGTTGCTGTCCGGCGGGGCCACCAACCACGACATCGCCGAGACCCTGTTCCTGTCCCCGCGCACAGTCGAGAAACACGTGGCCCGGGTGCTGACGAAGCTGGGCGCGTCGAGGAAGGACGTCCACACGGCCCTGCCGGACTCCGGCGGCGACCGATCCGGCGGGACACCGCTGCAGCGTTAG